One stretch of Brevibacillus laterosporus DNA includes these proteins:
- a CDS encoding virulence factor, whose translation MKIRSIEPTPSPNTMKLTLDEQLPNGVQHNFTQKKKEQAPQYIQKLLGIEGVKGVYQVVDFIALERLSNAAWQPILAEAKDILGAEEMSDSDWANHQGEAPAFGELQVYVQMFRHIPMQVKMIANGEENRTGLPERFARMAMQAGVTSPNLITERQWVEQGARYGNAKEVGEEVAQELDAAYDDERLQELVQIALAQGGQQELPKRQAPQRVTIEMLNDSDWRKRYAVLERMEPTEEDLSLMKKALEDEKASIRRLAVVYLGMIGTYEVLPLLYLALRDASASVRRTAGDTLSDLGNPLAIPAMIEALGDPNKLVRWRAARFLYEVGDESALPALQQAEEDSEFEISLQIKLAIERIEGGEEASGTVWQQMTNRSRE comes from the coding sequence ATGAAAATACGCTCCATTGAACCTACACCAAGTCCCAATACGATGAAGCTAACGTTAGATGAACAGCTTCCGAATGGTGTTCAACATAATTTTACACAAAAGAAAAAGGAACAGGCGCCACAATACATCCAAAAGCTATTAGGAATTGAAGGAGTTAAAGGTGTTTATCAGGTTGTAGATTTTATTGCGCTGGAACGTCTGTCAAATGCAGCTTGGCAACCGATTTTAGCAGAAGCTAAGGATATATTAGGCGCAGAAGAAATGAGCGACAGCGATTGGGCTAACCATCAGGGAGAGGCACCTGCTTTTGGAGAATTACAAGTATATGTGCAAATGTTTCGACACATTCCCATGCAGGTAAAAATGATTGCAAATGGGGAAGAAAACCGCACGGGTCTACCTGAACGCTTTGCAAGAATGGCAATGCAAGCAGGAGTGACTTCACCTAACTTGATTACGGAGCGCCAGTGGGTAGAACAGGGCGCGCGTTATGGAAATGCGAAAGAAGTTGGTGAGGAAGTGGCACAGGAGCTGGATGCTGCTTACGATGATGAACGATTACAGGAGCTAGTACAAATAGCATTAGCTCAAGGCGGACAGCAGGAGCTACCAAAACGGCAAGCACCACAAAGAGTGACAATAGAAATGCTGAATGATTCTGATTGGCGTAAACGCTATGCCGTTTTAGAGCGGATGGAACCAACGGAAGAGGACCTTTCTCTAATGAAAAAAGCGTTGGAGGACGAAAAAGCTTCTATTCGTCGTCTAGCTGTTGTTTATTTAGGAATGATTGGTACCTACGAGGTTCTCCCTTTATTGTATCTAGCTTTGCGGGATGCGTCGGCTTCGGTCAGGAGAACAGCTGGCGATACCTTATCTGACCTAGGAAATCCTCTAGCGATACCAGCCATGATAGAAGCTTTGGGAGATCCGAATAAGTTGGTCCGTTGGCGGGCTGCCCGTTTCTTATATGAGGTTGGAGATGAGTCAGCTCTGCCAGCCCTGCAACAAGCTGAAGAGGATAGCGAGTTCGAAATTAGTTTGCAAATTAAATTGGCCATTGAACGAATTGAGGGTGGGGAAGAGGCTAGCGGTACGGTGTGGCAACAGATGACCAATCGTTCAAGAGAGTAG
- a CDS encoding peroxiredoxin family protein, whose protein sequence is MGKKGLSIGYKAPDFELESTKGTIRLDQFAGKPLLLLFIRGTWCPNCRKQLEALQPACARFEELGVPVVVIAGQKLQNLVQYADSTNMPFPLLSDSTREVIKAYEVFTPFKWDSFRIAVPSTYLLDKEHVIRYAYVGSSQFDRPGVEDLLEEVRRLVTEAK, encoded by the coding sequence ATGGGCAAAAAGGGCTTGTCTATCGGATATAAAGCTCCAGATTTTGAATTGGAATCCACAAAGGGAACTATCCGATTGGATCAATTTGCTGGTAAGCCTTTGCTACTATTGTTTATTCGTGGTACTTGGTGTCCGAATTGTCGTAAACAGTTGGAAGCCTTGCAGCCTGCCTGTGCTCGTTTTGAAGAACTAGGTGTACCCGTGGTTGTTATTGCGGGTCAAAAACTTCAGAATCTCGTGCAGTATGCTGACAGTACCAATATGCCGTTCCCTTTGCTTTCAGACTCGACTCGTGAAGTAATTAAAGCATATGAGGTCTTTACACCCTTTAAGTGGGATTCCTTTCGTATTGCTGTTCCTAGTACTTATTTGCTGGACAAAGAACATGTAATCCGCTACGCCTACGTTGGTAGTTCTCAGTTTGACAGACCAGGTGTGGAAGATTTACTAGAAGAAGTGCGGAGACTTGTAACAGAAGCAAAGTAA
- a CDS encoding serine hydrolase: MIKTLGSQMLEVTEKAGGEWAIYIEDLSTNESFMHQEKQPFYAASLIKVPIMSTVFQAVHEGCFSFEDTITLRAEDLVGGAGVLQHLTPGTPITICDLVMLMIIQSDNSATNILIDLVGEENIRSMLHNTNMSNSLFYNKLMVIPAKLEGTNTITAEDMAKHFRLLATGKIISYDASLKMLSILKKQQVRDAIPYTFPDPDPTIIGGLPLWELANKTGNVTDLQHDVGILYVGQHAILLAFLSRGLDNNSARQTIAKLGKMVFDQYNV, encoded by the coding sequence ATGATAAAGACGCTGGGATCACAGATGCTGGAAGTTACTGAAAAAGCTGGTGGCGAGTGGGCAATATATATCGAAGACCTTTCTACAAATGAATCCTTTATGCATCAAGAAAAACAACCTTTTTACGCAGCAAGCCTAATCAAGGTACCCATTATGTCTACTGTCTTTCAAGCTGTACATGAAGGGTGCTTTTCTTTTGAAGATACGATCACTCTACGTGCTGAAGACCTTGTCGGTGGTGCAGGTGTTTTGCAGCATTTGACACCCGGTACTCCCATAACTATCTGTGATCTCGTTATGCTAATGATTATCCAAAGTGACAATAGCGCCACCAATATACTCATTGATTTGGTCGGGGAGGAAAACATACGCAGCATGCTTCACAATACAAACATGTCCAATAGCCTATTTTATAATAAACTGATGGTTATTCCTGCTAAATTAGAGGGCACGAATACCATTACAGCTGAAGACATGGCTAAGCATTTTCGTTTGTTAGCCACAGGTAAAATTATTTCCTACGATGCCTCATTAAAAATGCTGTCCATTCTAAAAAAACAACAAGTGAGAGATGCCATTCCTTATACCTTTCCCGACCCTGACCCTACTATTATTGGTGGACTACCTTTATGGGAATTAGCAAATAAAACAGGGAATGTGACTGACTTGCAACATGATGTTGGGATTTTATATGTAGGTCAACATGCTATCCTGCTAGCCTTTTTGTCACGCGGACTTGATAATAACAGTGCCAGACAAACCATTGCCAAGTTAGGAAAAATGGTTTTTGATCAGTATAACGTGTAA
- a CDS encoding peptide ABC transporter substrate-binding protein, translating into MKRFPIRSLCTALLLTSVLAGCGVASPNATSPDSNSKSAETVKNGTKEQKLRLNIKTEPPTADPGLAQDAISMAVARSAFDGLIRLGEDGKLHESVAESYAISDDLKTYTFKLRNSTWSNGDAVTAKDFEYAWKRVLDPKTGSEYAYQLYYIKNGQKANAKTVPLDQVGVRALDDKTLEVQLENPTPFFLELLSSVTYYPVNQKVVESNEKWANDASTLVGNGPYIMKEWQHKSKITFEKNPTYWDKENVKLEKLEFNMIEDSTTELSMYDNNELDWSGSPLGDIPSDAIGTLKDKLHTQATAGTYWYVFNTKKAPFNNKKIRQAFAYAMNRQELIDNIVQTGGTAALGILPPSMSLNPSGYFKENNVEKAKKLLAEGLKEEKLSKLPEVELLYNTDELHAKLAQAIQDQWRKTLNVEVKLKNMELKVVREAMKEGSFQIARASWIGDFNDPINFLEVFKAEGGSNKSGWSNSTYTEILSQSSAEGNQEKRKELLKQADTMIMDEMPVTPIYYYTYKWLQKDDVKGVVIDALGFVDYKYARRE; encoded by the coding sequence ATGAAGCGATTTCCCATCCGTTCCCTCTGTACTGCCCTGCTTCTAACTTCCGTGCTAGCTGGGTGTGGTGTAGCTAGTCCAAATGCAACTAGCCCTGACTCTAATTCCAAATCTGCGGAGACAGTAAAGAATGGAACGAAGGAACAGAAACTACGACTCAACATTAAGACAGAACCACCGACAGCTGATCCTGGTTTAGCGCAAGATGCAATTTCTATGGCTGTTGCTCGCTCTGCTTTTGATGGCTTGATTCGTTTGGGCGAAGACGGCAAACTGCATGAATCAGTAGCAGAGAGCTACGCTATCTCGGACGATTTGAAAACCTACACTTTCAAATTGCGCAACTCTACATGGTCGAATGGTGATGCGGTAACGGCTAAAGATTTTGAATATGCGTGGAAACGTGTGTTAGATCCAAAAACGGGTTCTGAGTATGCTTACCAGCTTTATTATATTAAAAATGGACAAAAAGCGAATGCCAAAACAGTACCTTTAGATCAAGTAGGAGTTAGAGCGCTTGATGATAAGACACTTGAAGTGCAGTTGGAAAACCCTACCCCATTTTTTCTAGAGCTGTTGTCATCTGTGACGTACTACCCAGTAAACCAAAAAGTGGTAGAGAGTAACGAAAAATGGGCAAATGATGCGTCCACGTTAGTTGGAAACGGTCCTTATATTATGAAAGAATGGCAACATAAATCCAAGATCACATTCGAAAAAAATCCTACATATTGGGATAAAGAGAATGTGAAATTAGAGAAGTTGGAGTTTAACATGATTGAAGACTCCACAACTGAATTGAGCATGTACGATAACAATGAATTAGATTGGTCTGGCTCTCCATTAGGAGACATCCCATCTGATGCGATCGGTACGTTAAAAGATAAACTGCATACGCAAGCGACAGCGGGTACGTACTGGTACGTATTCAACACAAAGAAAGCACCGTTTAACAACAAGAAAATTCGTCAGGCATTTGCTTATGCGATGAATCGTCAAGAACTGATTGATAACATTGTGCAAACGGGTGGAACAGCAGCGCTTGGTATTTTACCTCCGTCTATGTCGTTGAACCCTAGTGGCTATTTTAAGGAGAACAATGTAGAGAAAGCAAAAAAATTGCTGGCGGAGGGCTTAAAAGAAGAGAAACTCTCGAAGTTGCCAGAAGTTGAGCTTTTGTATAACACAGATGAATTGCACGCAAAACTAGCACAAGCGATCCAAGATCAATGGCGCAAAACCTTGAATGTAGAGGTGAAACTGAAAAACATGGAGTTAAAAGTGGTGCGTGAAGCCATGAAGGAAGGCTCTTTCCAGATTGCACGTGCTAGCTGGATTGGTGATTTTAATGATCCTATTAACTTCTTGGAAGTATTTAAAGCGGAAGGTGGTAGCAATAAATCTGGGTGGTCTAATTCAACATATACAGAAATCCTATCCCAATCTTCCGCAGAAGGTAATCAGGAGAAACGTAAAGAGTTGTTAAAACAAGCTGATACCATGATCATGGATGAAATGCCGGTCACTCCAATCTACTATTACACATATAAATGGTTACAAAAGGATGATGTGAAAGGCGTAGTAATCGACGCACTTGGCTTCGTCGATTACAAATACGCCCGCCGCGAGTAG
- a CDS encoding gamma-glutamyl-gamma-aminobutyrate hydrolase family protein — protein MRPVIGIASSKMYVSDNRVDHFFHASHCYVEGIIRSGGIPLLLPIMNEDSYPVEEILEAVDAVLLTGGVDPAPHLYGEVPHSRLGEVDYERDQAELRLIRALLGKRKPVLGVCRGAQMIAITVGGTLIQDIESVYPNALQHQQIGSKQYGSHYVQVSDGFLKMALRADKVLVNSSHHQAVKTLPTGYKVTAVAPDGVVEGFESEDGRIIAVQWHPERMWMHDEQMLGICKEFVQLVKQQDELL, from the coding sequence TTGCGTCCGGTTATCGGAATCGCTAGTTCAAAAATGTACGTTTCAGACAATCGTGTGGATCATTTTTTTCATGCAAGTCATTGTTATGTCGAAGGGATTATTAGAAGCGGAGGAATACCGCTTCTTTTGCCTATCATGAACGAGGACTCTTACCCAGTAGAGGAGATACTTGAAGCTGTGGACGCCGTTCTTTTGACCGGTGGTGTTGATCCCGCCCCTCATCTATACGGAGAAGTTCCTCACTCAAGGCTGGGCGAAGTGGACTATGAACGTGATCAAGCAGAACTTCGGCTAATCCGTGCCCTGTTAGGAAAACGAAAGCCGGTGCTTGGAGTATGCCGGGGCGCGCAGATGATAGCAATAACAGTCGGAGGTACCTTGATACAAGATATTGAGAGTGTGTATCCGAACGCGTTGCAACATCAGCAAATCGGTTCTAAGCAGTATGGGTCTCATTATGTTCAGGTGTCAGATGGTTTTCTGAAAATGGCTTTGAGAGCTGACAAAGTGTTGGTAAATAGCTCTCATCATCAAGCGGTTAAAACGTTACCTACAGGCTACAAAGTGACTGCGGTGGCTCCTGATGGTGTCGTTGAAGGTTTTGAAAGCGAAGATGGTCGTATTATCGCAGTCCAATGGCATCCTGAGCGCATGTGGATGCACGACGAACAAATGCTTGGGATTTGTAAGGAATTTGTACAGCTTGTTAAACAGCAAGATGAATTACTATAA
- a CDS encoding NAD(P)-dependent oxidoreductase → MKIGIIGATGRAGNLIMQEALQRGHEVTAIVRDATKLGQSNQKVAILQKDMFDLATQDLHKFDVVINSFGAKPGEEYLHVDAGNVLIEALKNAPHTKLFVVGGAGSLFVDEAKTVRLYETLEFPKEYLATATNQGKNLEILKQSNLPQWTFLSPSAMFEPGERTGRYQKGDEQLLVNSKGESSISMEDYAIAVLDELENPHFVNKRFTVVSV, encoded by the coding sequence ATGAAAATCGGTATAATTGGTGCAACAGGGAGAGCAGGAAATTTAATCATGCAAGAAGCTTTACAAAGAGGTCATGAGGTGACAGCTATCGTTCGCGATGCTACCAAATTGGGCCAAAGTAATCAAAAGGTGGCTATTCTTCAAAAAGACATGTTTGACCTAGCTACACAGGATTTACATAAATTTGATGTTGTAATAAATTCCTTTGGTGCAAAACCAGGAGAAGAATATTTACATGTGGATGCAGGAAATGTTCTGATTGAGGCTTTAAAGAATGCTCCGCACACGAAGCTGTTTGTAGTTGGAGGAGCAGGGAGTTTGTTTGTGGATGAAGCGAAAACTGTTCGTCTATATGAAACCCTAGAATTTCCAAAAGAATATTTGGCTACAGCGACGAATCAAGGTAAAAACTTGGAGATCTTAAAGCAATCCAATCTGCCCCAATGGACCTTTTTAAGTCCATCAGCAATGTTTGAACCGGGTGAACGCACAGGGCGTTATCAAAAAGGTGACGAGCAATTATTGGTAAATTCAAAAGGTGAAAGCTCTATTAGCATGGAAGACTATGCGATTGCGGTACTAGATGAACTCGAAAATCCGCATTTTGTTAATAAACGTTTTACGGTTGTGTCAGTATAA
- a CDS encoding nitroreductase family protein: MAKDFYTAVEGRRSIYGISKEVSITDDKIKEVIEFALKHTPSSFNSQTARIVLLLGEQHDKLWNLTEAALRKVVGDNNFSPTEEKMKSFRSGYGTVLFFEDQQIVDQLQKDFALYKDNFPIWSQQSSGMHQFVIWTALEMEGLGATLQHYNPLIDEDVKKEWNVPDHWKLIAQMPFGQPTMAPKEKEYKPLDERFKTFK, translated from the coding sequence ATGGCAAAAGATTTTTATACAGCAGTCGAAGGAAGACGTTCTATTTATGGTATCAGTAAAGAAGTGAGTATCACGGATGATAAAATCAAAGAAGTGATCGAATTTGCTCTTAAACATACGCCTTCTTCCTTTAATTCTCAAACAGCTCGCATCGTGCTTTTATTGGGAGAACAACATGATAAATTGTGGAATTTGACAGAAGCAGCTTTGCGGAAAGTGGTTGGCGACAATAACTTTTCTCCAACAGAAGAAAAAATGAAATCTTTCCGTAGTGGATATGGGACAGTACTCTTTTTTGAAGACCAGCAAATTGTAGACCAACTACAAAAAGATTTTGCGCTATATAAAGATAATTTTCCTATCTGGTCTCAACAATCTTCTGGTATGCATCAGTTTGTTATCTGGACGGCTCTTGAAATGGAAGGATTAGGAGCTACCTTACAACATTACAACCCATTAATTGATGAAGATGTGAAAAAAGAATGGAATGTCCCAGATCATTGGAAACTAATCGCTCAAATGCCGTTTGGTCAACCAACAATGGCTCCTAAGGAAAAAGAATACAAACCACTAGATGAGCGTTTTAAAACATTTAAATAA
- a CDS encoding DNA polymerase IV has protein sequence MKKFIHVDIDAFYASVEQLDHPEWRSQPVIVGGTGNRGVVATCSYEARSFGVRSAMPVAIARKKCPHGIFVPCRFARYHEKSEEIRRIYTEYAEVYQPIGLDEAYLDVSHYENAVPIAKELKRRIKQETGLTCSIGLSYNMSLAKIASDLRKPDAFVIIRAEEALDILAPLPISVLHGVGKKSQEILTKKGIETVRDLWNMSLEEVVQLFGKWGHALYGRARGVDHREIEMDRVVKSISRETTLVYDLQERDRIAEIARELLTHIIEEVEQEGVQPQTLTLKVRFTDFTTKSKQRKVVSGTSWEEWLEFLLDEFDYSRGVRLIGVGFSNFLREEEQKERFEQLSIFSLPAWKEGI, from the coding sequence ATGAAAAAATTTATTCATGTGGACATCGACGCATTTTATGCTAGTGTGGAACAATTGGATCATCCAGAATGGCGCAGTCAGCCTGTCATTGTGGGAGGTACGGGCAATCGGGGCGTAGTAGCTACCTGTAGTTACGAGGCGCGTTCGTTTGGTGTGCGTTCTGCAATGCCTGTTGCTATCGCACGTAAAAAATGTCCACATGGTATTTTTGTTCCTTGTCGCTTTGCCCGTTATCATGAAAAATCCGAGGAAATTAGGCGGATTTATACGGAATATGCTGAGGTATATCAACCAATTGGATTAGACGAGGCCTACTTAGATGTGTCTCACTACGAAAATGCAGTTCCCATTGCCAAAGAGTTGAAAAGACGCATTAAACAGGAAACGGGACTTACCTGTAGTATTGGTTTATCCTACAACATGTCACTCGCCAAAATCGCCAGTGATTTAAGAAAACCAGACGCTTTTGTCATTATTCGTGCAGAGGAAGCTCTGGATATTCTAGCTCCGTTACCAATCAGTGTCTTGCATGGTGTAGGCAAAAAATCGCAGGAGATTTTAACCAAAAAGGGTATTGAGACCGTCCGAGATTTATGGAATATGTCTTTAGAAGAAGTAGTTCAACTATTTGGCAAGTGGGGACATGCACTATATGGACGAGCACGTGGAGTTGATCATCGGGAGATCGAGATGGATCGAGTTGTCAAATCAATTAGTAGGGAAACCACTCTCGTGTATGATTTGCAGGAGCGTGACCGAATCGCTGAAATTGCTCGGGAATTGCTAACCCATATCATAGAAGAAGTGGAGCAAGAGGGAGTACAACCTCAGACCCTTACGCTTAAAGTTAGATTTACTGACTTCACAACAAAAAGCAAACAGCGTAAAGTAGTGTCAGGAACATCTTGGGAAGAATGGCTAGAATTTTTGTTGGATGAATTTGACTACTCGAGAGGTGTTAGATTGATTGGTGTCGGTTTTTCTAATTTTCTGCGGGAAGAGGAACAGAAGGAAAGATTTGAACAGCTAAGCATTTTTTCACTTCCCGCTTGGAAAGAAGGAATCTAA
- a CDS encoding DUF393 domain-containing protein, whose translation MSKIIIYYDEHCNMCCFIRKTLTHLLLPGKKQQIAWRHYEEVSVCNLHDKACGEAMEVHLPSGERLRAFYAVRKLLNLTYFCWLAPLFYLPGAAYVGEKAYAWVARNRYHWFGKSEG comes from the coding sequence ATGAGTAAGATTATCATTTATTATGATGAGCATTGCAACATGTGCTGTTTTATTCGCAAAACGTTGACTCACCTATTATTGCCTGGGAAAAAGCAGCAAATAGCATGGCGTCACTATGAGGAAGTATCTGTTTGTAATTTGCATGACAAGGCGTGCGGAGAGGCGATGGAGGTACACCTCCCTTCAGGAGAGCGTTTGCGAGCGTTTTATGCCGTGAGAAAATTACTTAACCTTACCTATTTCTGCTGGCTGGCGCCTCTTTTCTATTTACCAGGTGCTGCATATGTGGGCGAAAAAGCGTATGCTTGGGTTGCACGAAATCGTTATCATTGGTTTGGAAAATCGGAGGGATGA
- a CDS encoding YqeG family HAD IIIA-type phosphatase — protein MLLQKLTPSEYVESIFSIDIDELRKRNIKAVITDLDNTLVAWDTPDATPEVVDWLKRLDEAGIQVTIVSNNNKARVLHFCEPLQCHYIPAARKPTNQAFKRAVEVMNVRIEETVVIGDQLFTDVLGGNLLGFHTILVVPVKNSDGFFTRFNRKMERLALHWMSKKGMISWYNNKK, from the coding sequence TTGCTTTTACAGAAGTTAACCCCTAGTGAATATGTGGAATCCATCTTTTCCATTGATATAGATGAACTCCGAAAACGGAACATCAAAGCGGTGATTACTGATTTGGATAACACGTTAGTTGCTTGGGATACACCAGATGCAACTCCAGAGGTAGTCGATTGGCTCAAGCGTCTGGATGAAGCAGGAATTCAAGTGACGATTGTATCCAATAATAACAAGGCGAGGGTTTTACACTTTTGTGAGCCCCTACAATGCCACTATATTCCGGCTGCGCGAAAACCTACCAATCAGGCTTTTAAACGTGCGGTTGAGGTAATGAATGTTCGCATTGAGGAGACAGTGGTTATTGGCGATCAACTGTTTACGGATGTGCTAGGTGGCAACTTATTAGGATTTCATACGATTTTGGTTGTCCCCGTAAAAAATTCGGACGGTTTTTTTACGCGATTTAACCGGAAAATGGAACGACTTGCCCTGCACTGGATGAGCAAGAAAGGAATGATTTCGTGGTACAACAACAAGAAGTAG
- the yqeH gene encoding ribosome biogenesis GTPase YqeH, with protein sequence MVQQQEVDQDFEGPISCAGCGVEIQAENKAKPGYAPASALTRDVVICQRCFRIKHYNEVAPVEMHDDDFLRILNGIGSTKCLVVMVVDLFDFQGSWLRGLPRFVGQNPILLVGNKVDLLPRNINLNRVKNWIQHEAKERGLKPNEVVLVSAEKGNGIDELLARIGEFRKGRDVYIVGVTNVGKSTLINRILHDYGAADMEITTSPFPGTTLDKIEIPLEDGRSIFDTPGIINRDQIGHLVSPEDLRKLTPKSRINPRVFQLNDKQTLFFGGLARIDYVSGERQPFACYLANDLYLHRTKMDNAEEVLAKHHGEMLAPPSGEAAKALLPFTRYTLKIDTTGPTDIVIAGLGWIALQGKVKGVVEVHVPKGVSVGLRKGLV encoded by the coding sequence GTGGTACAACAACAAGAAGTAGATCAGGACTTCGAGGGCCCAATCAGCTGTGCGGGTTGCGGAGTTGAGATACAGGCAGAAAACAAAGCGAAGCCAGGTTATGCACCTGCTTCTGCATTGACGCGTGATGTTGTGATTTGTCAGCGTTGTTTCCGTATCAAGCACTATAATGAAGTAGCACCTGTAGAGATGCATGATGATGACTTTTTACGTATTTTAAATGGAATTGGTTCCACAAAATGCTTAGTGGTTATGGTAGTCGATTTGTTTGACTTCCAAGGTTCTTGGCTACGGGGCTTACCGCGCTTTGTTGGACAAAATCCAATCTTGCTGGTAGGTAATAAAGTAGACTTGCTACCACGTAATATCAATCTTAATCGTGTGAAAAACTGGATTCAGCATGAAGCGAAAGAGCGCGGCCTAAAGCCAAATGAAGTGGTTCTTGTGAGTGCGGAAAAAGGAAACGGGATTGACGAATTGCTGGCTCGCATTGGAGAATTCCGCAAAGGACGGGATGTTTATATTGTAGGTGTAACCAATGTAGGTAAATCCACACTGATTAATCGGATTTTACATGACTACGGTGCTGCTGATATGGAAATCACCACATCGCCGTTCCCAGGCACTACCTTGGATAAGATTGAGATTCCTTTAGAGGATGGTCGTTCTATATTTGATACACCTGGGATTATTAATCGTGATCAAATTGGTCACTTGGTGTCACCAGAAGATTTACGTAAACTTACGCCTAAATCACGGATTAATCCGCGTGTCTTCCAATTAAACGATAAGCAGACGCTGTTCTTTGGTGGATTGGCACGCATTGATTATGTAAGCGGAGAACGTCAGCCATTTGCTTGCTATCTGGCTAATGATCTTTATCTTCACCGTACAAAGATGGATAATGCGGAAGAAGTGTTGGCGAAGCATCATGGGGAGATGCTTGCACCACCTTCAGGAGAAGCGGCTAAGGCGTTATTGCCATTCACTCGCTACACATTAAAAATTGATACAACTGGGCCAACGGATATCGTTATTGCTGGATTAGGCTGGATTGCGCTTCAGGGGAAAGTAAAAGGGGTCGTAGAAGTGCATGTGCCTAAGGGCGTAAGCGTCGGATTACGAAAAGGCTTAGTTTAA
- a CDS encoding shikimate dehydrogenase codes for MLHSKTTMVGLFGRPVGHSLSPVMHNTAFEHNQLPYAYAAFQVDDHQIKEAVEAIRALGMRGVNVTIPHKIAVIPYLDKIDPLAERIGAVNTIVNEDGTLIGYNTDGTGYVRSLLEETGVNLTEQVVTLLGAGGAARAVACTLVERGVKEIRIVNRSLERAEMLAMALGSQIPVRVYSFSQAEQAILDSTLLINTTSIGMYPHIHEMPVDKECLRADLIVSDLIYNPLETKLLQHAKAIGATHHSGVGMFINQGGLAYELWTGEAAPTDKMREIVLQHLQQGGN; via the coding sequence CTGTTACATAGTAAAACAACAATGGTTGGATTATTTGGTCGTCCCGTGGGACATTCACTATCTCCGGTGATGCATAATACGGCTTTTGAACATAACCAATTGCCTTATGCTTACGCTGCTTTCCAAGTTGATGATCATCAGATAAAAGAAGCGGTCGAGGCTATTCGAGCTTTAGGCATGCGGGGAGTTAATGTTACCATTCCGCATAAGATAGCGGTTATTCCGTATCTGGATAAAATTGATCCCTTGGCAGAACGCATTGGAGCCGTTAATACTATTGTAAACGAAGATGGTACCTTGATTGGATATAATACGGATGGAACAGGTTATGTTCGCTCTTTGTTGGAAGAAACAGGGGTTAATCTAACAGAGCAAGTCGTTACGTTACTCGGTGCTGGCGGTGCTGCTCGTGCTGTTGCTTGTACGTTGGTGGAACGTGGAGTAAAAGAGATTCGGATTGTCAATCGCTCGCTTGAACGAGCTGAAATGTTGGCAATGGCTCTTGGGTCACAAATTCCTGTGCGTGTCTATTCATTTTCTCAAGCAGAGCAAGCGATTCTAGATAGCACACTTTTAATCAATACCACTTCTATTGGAATGTACCCTCACATTCATGAGATGCCCGTGGATAAGGAGTGCTTACGAGCTGATTTGATTGTAAGCGATCTGATCTATAACCCATTAGAAACAAAATTGTTACAGCATGCCAAAGCAATTGGAGCCACTCATCACTCGGGCGTTGGCATGTTTATTAATCAAGGTGGGCTTGCTTACGAATTGTGGACAGGAGAAGCGGCGCCTACTGATAAAATGAGAGAAATAGTGTTGCAGCACTTGCAACAAGGAGGAAATTAA
- the yhbY gene encoding ribosome assembly RNA-binding protein YhbY gives MLTGKQKRYLRSMAHHLAPIFQVGKGGVNENMVKQIQEALEVRELIKVSILQNNADDKYAVAEALATGAGAEMVQLIGHTVVLYKVSKENKTIVLP, from the coding sequence ATGTTAACTGGTAAACAAAAACGCTATTTGCGTTCTATGGCTCATCACCTCGCGCCAATTTTTCAAGTAGGTAAGGGTGGGGTAAATGAAAATATGGTGAAGCAAATTCAGGAGGCTCTTGAAGTACGCGAATTAATTAAAGTCTCCATTTTGCAAAATAATGCGGATGACAAATATGCAGTAGCAGAAGCATTGGCTACTGGAGCAGGCGCTGAAATGGTACAATTGATCGGTCATACCGTTGTCCTGTATAAAGTATCAAAAGAAAACAAAACGATAGTGCTACCATAA